The genomic DNA AAACTTGAATTACTACTTTTTTCATCACTTCCAAGTTGGCCCCTTACTAATTAATTAGGGCTTGCATAATATTACCAGTCAAATTAAGCGAAGAGTGAAAATGACATCATATATATTGATCACTTTCTCTTATATCTCTTTCGGCGGCAAAGTTCAAAACCCTAGCACTAAATACAAGCAATTTTATGCTTTTACACGAGAAAGCATTGCATGTGTGACTAAGAACACAAAAATGTGGCAAGCATGCGGTTCATATATTTAACATGATCTGAACCTGAAAACCTTTGATAGGGTGGAAAAGTGGCttcataaaataacataaatgttgtttattttacaaaaataaaataatatttaaaaagcTACTAACTTCTTTACCCAGAAGTTCTTGTGTTGTCCAAGTAGTAAACAAGTAAGCATGTCccttaattgtttttaatttgttaattgagtTTGTTTAAATGGTGAGTTTAATTAAGTACGTTTAGTATAACTAATACGTCTTAACCATTGAGTGGAGTTTTGATGCTTTtgccgagagagagagagagagagagagagagagagagcgccgGCCAAAGCCGGCAGCTGTTTGCCATGTGGAGAAGGAAAAAGACGCGCCGTAATATTCTTCTCGGCAAACGACGGCCGTTGGGACAAACAGAAGGGAAAACCGGTTTGAGTTTCACCAAGATAATATAATAGCACTTGAAGGTGGCAAATCATTACAAAATACTTCATCTAGAAATTTTCATGACAACCGATATTACTACTTTaaacaataagaaaaaagaagaatgaagGTGTGAACTCAGAAGAGAGTAAATTTAATATTGGATATTCTTGTCTGTTTTTATTCATTCTGTTTTCTAAGTTCCACTTGTCTCACTTGTGATACGAAGTCGTCCTATATTTGGCCtcacataaataatacaatatTAGGCTAAACTGCCAATTTGCCTTCTGAACTATCACTCAACTTTCGATTTCTctcctaaattttttaattgaaaaattaaggacttaaactaatttttttggccgATTTCCCCCCTACCGTTAGTTTTTTTATAGATTTCATCCAAAATAACGTTAACTCTTATCATGTGCACACCACATAACTCTCATTTGTAGACAAAAGCGTCATTTCACTAGACTTTTAAACACAAAAGCTATATAATCACACATAATTGCCTAggtttatattttagaaatctaaggttttcaattattttaaagaattaaGCGATCGAATTGCCCACACTTGTTATGCACATGCTTCCATTTAATAGAAATTTGGaaggaatgaatgaaaaattaacagcAAGGAATAAATCggccaaaaaaaaattagtttaagtccttaattttccaattaaaaaattcaagagaaaaattaaaagttaagtGATAGTTCAGAAAACATATCAGCAGTTTACTCTACAATATTAATAAGCAATATACAGAAAAAATGAATTATAGGATACGTGTTGGAGGTGGAAAGGTACGTTTCCTACAAATGAGAATAACATTGGACGCAAAATAAGGGATATGATATGTCCGCCGTCCCCTCACTAAAACATGTTTGCTTTCGGATGGAACATGTCTTTGAGAATGTAGGGATTTGTTCGACGGTGGTGATTTGATACAAAAGGAATATCTGCAACAACAAAATCTTATCATGTTCAAGTCAAACTCTTTAATCCTAATTCTGATTTTGATTTGAACATGGTAAAAACAGTTTTCGCCTATCAACTTTCAACTTTAGTTTTAAGATATCCTAATCTTTTTAAATGTGTCAATTTGCTTTATACGGTCAAATTTGTTCATTTCTATTAACTTTAGGGTTTTCATCATCTAAGCACAAAAACTAATAGAAAATCCAATGAATATACCACTTGGATCAAAATGACACATTTTCAAAGTTTACGAAGCTTTGTAATCAAAATTAGACTTCGAGGGAAAAAGTAGATGAAAGATCAATTAAGGGAATAATGTTGCATTTTCCTATGTGTAGACttgttaattaattagattttaatcTGAATCCAACGGAACTAGCAAGATTTGTAATTTCAATATGATAATTTGGATAATCTTTTTGTTTAACAAatcaaatatgaatttgatactATGTGTTTGGACCTGATTTTGCATGTACTCGGCCAAACCTTGTTCACTATTAAAATGCTCATATTGTTTGAGTACATGTGCCCATATAGCTTGATAAGGTGAAGCTGATTAGGTCCACCTAtattctcacgaatataatcgaAGCAGCCGAACCTGGTGCAGGAGATCTTGAACTTTGTAGTGAACTAGGCAATCTTGTCTTCAAATTCTAGAACCCTAGGCCGAGATGTGTTCATTCCTCAACCGTAATCGCTCAAGTGTAGAAATCAGTAGCGCATTTGACACCACCAAACGAATCTACCGGTGTTAAGCATATAGTTGGCATGCCAAACCACAAATATATATTCGACTCCCCAATAGAGTTCGATTGCAAGTTGGCATGCATGCATTCATAATAATGGCATAGTTAACTCATAGTACTCGGTCTGCGTGCCACGTagactttgtaatttttaaggtcaacatTATGATAATCTCACCAAACTTGggccatattattattatatatatgaaataCTTATCTTTTAGCATAAGGATATAGATTTTCTTGTTAATGTTCCGTTGATTTTTCATATCGGGATAATCTTGACTGATGCAGTTCATATCTGATCCGTTTACATTTCTACTTACTCGTAACATATTAACCCTAAAATCTTAGCAAGTAAACTACAAAGGAAGTCCGACAGAAAGAGTGTATTGGGTGATGAGGCCAGAAACATGACACCACCTTGGTGCGAAACACAAAAGGATTTGATTTCCGTTGGCTCATGGCCTCTGCTCAAAGATCGTTTTATGCTGGCTGCCGATCTTCCCACAGCTTTAGCTGCAAACAAACAATTGGTACAATATCCTGCTCTCTTCTGCCGATTGCACGCCAACCATTTCACCTCACACGGCAAAacagaaaagggaaaagaaaaaaagaagtacCAACAttattaaaagagaaaaaacgGTTGATTACATTTCACATCACTTGGTTTAGGTTGATTTGTAAATCGGTTCCGAAATTTTAATTGTGGAAGGTGatttttaaacaaattttttagCTTCTGATATATGTCTAGTTTTATTTTTGaccatcaaattaaataaataaaatgtaaataatGTAAATGATTAAGCATCACTGCGTGGGAGGTTAATTTGTACTTTTTTCATTTCTCTTAATTGTTTTTATATTGGAACATACAATTTTAAATATTATCAATTTATGGCATTAGTCTGGTTGACTGTTTGATACCTTATAAAATTAATGATATTATAAGCATGAGACTTGTTATGAGCTGACATAAACTACATTAGCACaacaattataataaaaatttatcaatttaaTAGAAGATCAGATGTTCAAACATAGATTATAAATTGATAAATACTACATAACTGTTGGGGCAATTAGACTTAACCTTTTAAAACATTCTAAAGAACTACTTAACTTTTGAGGCAATTAAACTCAACTTTTCACTAATCGGTTCCTTTAGAGTTCTAATCCTCTAAATTGACCCTTTTAGTCAAGTTAAACTAGATAAATCGTGTCTACTTGATTCAGGTCTCCATAGATAACTTCAGAGCTAAAACATGTTTAACATTTGTCTATATCGTTATTGAACGCTAATGAACTTAATAGAcatctattttttaaaattttaaataattatttaaaatattttaaaatgttagaaCCAATTAAAAATCACCCTTAAAGGTTAAATAGTTATCCGAGCTTAACCCCCTAAAACCGAAGCAAAAGTTGAAGAACAGAAAAGTAAGGAAGAGAAAAGAGACAAAAGCAAATTCaagtgaaagaaaagaaagagaaagtgaGCAGAATTGTTGCATTGCTTGGAGGGGAATGAGGCGGCGAAGTGCCAAGTGGAAGCATGCAAGGACAAATAGCATGTTTATGCAATttcacaattccttgtttcccaaaaattaagttcatttgACATTTTCAACCGCTAAATGAACGAGGGATGAGTGAGGGAGGCTGGTACTGGCCCACTTCCTTCCACTTCCACATCTCAACCACTTCCACATGCACAGGGGATTCTTCACATCCCTCAAAACAAGCCCCCACTCCACACCCCTTCAAATTTAGAGTTGCCGGGTGTGATCGATACTAGGAACAggttcaaaaaaccaaaaattgaataaaaccgGATCAATTAGGGGTAATATAATCCTTATGTAAAGGTCATCCTATCCAACATTCAGGCATTAAGATATGTTTCAGACACCAAACCGAAATCGTAAAACCAAAAATCGAAtaaaaaaactgaaccgaaaaagaaaaaatcaaaccGAATGAATGTATGCCCATTCTTGTGAAACTTTGTTGCCAAGTTTGAAactaagagcaagtccaccaataaaaaaaatgcgcTAACACTCAACCAATTTAatccactcagtgaacagtGATAAACCCCATGAAAAGTAAATTGGTCAAATGCTTATTCACCCTAAAAAATGCACTAGTACAAAGTCTAAAAATGGGTTGGCATAAATAATCTCCACCCCTATAAAATGAGCTGGCACCCagccatttaaaatattattaatttttttttataaaataataaattttaaatttagttttaatttcgaatagcatttttaaccaatcttgtcacgccacgtgtcattatccgaacgtactattttgtgaatagatttcTGCTAAGATGTTCAACCAAGCCgacgcgccacgtgtcattatctgtttacaataatttagctaagatttcgataagattttcaactaaTTTTGTCAcgtcatgtgtcattatccgaacgtactattttgtggatAAATTTCCGattagatttttaaccaatcttgacACGCCACATGTCACTATTTGTTTACAATAACTTGGCCAAGATTtagataagattttcaaccaatcacgtaatGTCATGTGACATTGTCCAGAACCTTATTTTTTTGTCTATATAAACCCTACACCCCTACATCCATCATCATTCACACACCAAACTCAATCCttctttttagctcagaatctttcttcatcatttttaaatcttaagttcttacaatgtcttcttcaaggagattgTCCAAACAGTTTGAGGAGCAACAGAAAAGATTGTTGGTACAACATGAAGAATTATTTAATCTTGAGGAAGGTGGAGGTGAGGCTGTTGCAATGGATGAGGATTATGAATATAGAAGGCAGATGACCTCACATTCCCGCTATGTCATGGAAACTGTGGGTTAAATATCCAAACCCAGACGTTCTGCAAACTTggataaaaagagagaaaaacgaGGTAAAGGTCTCTTGGAAGATATTTTATCCCCAACTGTGTATTCCctaatcatgtttttagacgtcattttagaatgcaacgaagtttgttcgacAAAATCATGAGTGCTATTTGCAATCATGATCCATCttttgtgaaagaaaaaaaaaagatgcttttcatgttctaggtcttcttcttGAGTAAAAAATTAATGCTGCCTTAcagatgcttgcatatggagtatCTGCAGAttaagtggatgagataacgaggatgggaaAATCACCTATTCTAGAGTCtctgatgcggttttgctccACAATCGAAGCCCTTTATACCAATGAGTACTTCTGGAAACCCACGCCAAGGGACCTACAAAAGCTGCTAAGGAATGGTGTGATGCGAGGCTTCCCTatcatgattggaagcattaaCTCCATGCAttggacttggaaaaactgtccaagtacGTGGCAATGAGCTTATAGCTACAAAAAAGGagccaaaagtatcattttggaagcggtggcttcatttgaaacatggatttggcatgcaatttttggtgttccaggagcttagaatgacctaaatgtccttgcccaatctccaATCTTCCACGAAGTGCTGTAAGGAAAAGCACCCAGAGTCACTTATTGGGTCAATGACCCTAGATACGAAGGACCGTATTACCTTGCAGACGATATTTACCCAATGTAGGCAACGTTTGTTAAAAAAGTGTCACATCCacaaagtgaaaaagaaaaacacttcgcaCAATGTCAAaaggggtgtaggaaggatgtagagcgttgttttggtatcttgCAAGCTCATTGGGCGATTGTCAGGTCAGCTGCCATAATGTTTGATGTCAAGGCTCTtcaatccatcatgatgacgtgtaccattctccacaacatgattgtggaagatgagtattaTTATGATGCCGTTGATGAATATAAGCCGGACAcaatgaacaactcaagaacatgTATCTATTGTGCTCATGATGGCATCGAATATCCCGTGCAACACGGGTCATTGGAACGGGATGGATGTTACAATCAATTGATCGTTAAGCGGTACATTTCGATGCAAGAGCCATACTGACATTGTACCCGTCAAAGTGACTTGATTGAGCACCAGTGGGGATTACAACCAGGTGAAGATAATTAAAAGGAGTTTGTGGTGGAAGAATAAAGTTCTGGgtttatttagtgtgttttttttttaagtttatttggtgagtttatgtaattttatttagtgtgttttttttaaattttatttggtgagtttatgtaattttatttagtgtgtttttttaagtttgtttgatgagtttatgtaattttatgtagtgtgtttttttaaagtttatttggtgagtttatgtaattttatttcgtgtgtttttttaagtttatttggtgtgtttgaataaacaactaaaaatatttaagaaaTTACGTCtattactaaaaataaataagaaattacataaagtactacaaataaataagaaattacataaagtactaaaaataaacgaaattacataaagtactaaaaattaagacgaaattaaataaagtactacaaataaatacgaaattatacaaagtctgtggAGCTAAGACATGTGGTGCTAGGAACTTCGTTGCTAGGCTCTGTGTAGCTAGAACCCCCTCGACTTGTTTCTGTGTCTCTTGCACGCCTTCTTCGCACCACGTTTCTTTTTTTcaatgtccaaaaatattttgaattcggagacagtcctactagaggcttgttcatagtgtcacgatctgcTTGAGCCAtcttttcttctctaagcatctcgtTTTCTCGATTAAGTGattctctaatcatctcgtttTCTCGATTaagtatttctctttgtctctcaatCGTCGCATCACGTCTCTCAGTAGCTTCTAATACTGCTACCATAACAGCAgttttttcctcatctctagccgCTTTATGCgccatgttcagttcaccttggTGAGCAAGTTCGTCCATATATTTTGTGTAGTTATATTTGGAAgaactcctttttttctttgccACATTTTTTACCTCGAGGCCTTAGGGACTGATGAGCTAGCTGGGTCTCTGGCACTTCTTCGAGCGTCCTTTCTGGCACTTCTTCAAATGTGTCTTCTTCCTATACGGCTGTGTCTAGTTTTGGCGAATTGTGTAGAAGGAcgccgtgcatgacaacttctggacctgTTGGCACAATTTTTGTCTCTGGGACAATTTTTGACAACAtcccaacattcccatttgttgaatgatttgttatggtttttcgaattgtagaatgcttgtgcttgtagtgtttacaaaatgtgggataagacaatattataaaatgcgggtgcaacacaaataaataaattaaaatattgatgcgggtggaatacatataaatagataaaaatatTGTCACTTGATCAGCTAAACTTTTCCCACTACGTAAATTAGTGGAAGCATTCGAGAGAGCGTTTTTCTAACAAGTGAAGGATATGTTGATTTTATTCCAACacccttgaagaccttgactacttCTATCGTCTTTTCCAAGCCTAGTGCAAAACACTTCCGTAATTCTACTCTATATTTCTTGCAACTTCATCTCATTACTCGTAATCAGGTCATAAGTAATTTGAACCCAatattcacacaacgtaacatcttcgatGAGTTTCCATGTAGCCacttttttcacacaaaaagtatatgaaagctttggtagaatgtgttgaaaatattgaaatgtggtgtaaaaATGGAAGTtgatggttaggtatttataggaaaaactaataattttaaaaaaaaaaaactgtatttttaccaatttttaataatttttattaagtaaATTAATCTGGActattggatttgaaaaatattcaaatccaacagtccaAATGTTGACACATGGCCAACGGTCATAATTCTGATTGTTGTgtctgcatatttaaattttatcgcaattttaggtggtgcggtataatcgtcCATCCTGCTctacatatttaaattttcctgctgTTTAAACTAGTGCGGAATAATCGCCCATCATATATTTGTTTAgatgagaatggtgcggtataatcgccctTTTCATTAATCATGTAAATCTCGAGCCTGAAGTTTCGAGTACTTATCATattggcctgaagatcaaaatttgtaagaaccataAGTTCTAACAATATATTCCTCCAAAATACATATTATTCAAAGTTCTTACACGCCtcaattttctttcagaaaagaaaatgacgaacctggcaaagcttgattttgttgccctgGATATTATTGGAAAAAATTACCTTACCTGGGTACTGGATGccaagatccatctggaggCAGGAAATCTTGGGGATACCATCAAGGAGGATACCAGTACATCTTCTCAAGATCGGGTGAaggccatgatctttatccGTTGCCACCTTGATAAGGGACTGAAAAGCGAGTACCTCACAATTGAATATCCATTAACTCTCTGGAAGGCACTGAAAATAGATATAATCACTAGAAAACGATGATTCTTCCAAGGGCTCGTTATGAGTGGGCTCACCTAAGGATCTAGGATTTCAAGACAGTGGCTGAATACAATTCTACAATGTTCAGAATTAGTCCCCAGTTAAAGATCTGTGGAGAAACAATAactgaggaagatatgctggaaaGGACTTTCAACACATATCATGCCTCCTACATGCTCTTGCAACAGCAATATAGAAAAAGAGGCTTTACTgagtacaaccagctgatatctgtACTCCTTGTAGCCGAGCAAAACAATGAGCttctgatgaagaatcatcagtcctgacctactggatctgcaccattcccagaagtgaatgttGCTTCCATTGAAGGGAATACCACATCCTCTCATGGCAATAATTACAAACGAGGATATAGCATAAGCGAGGCCGGTGGAATGGGAAAGGCAAGAACCATGGTGTCCAGTTTCACAATTAGGTTCCAAGGCATAATACAAGCCCGAGCTTTAAGAATGCAAATCGCCAGAAAGGTAAGGCTCGTATGAACACTCCTAGAAATCCTGAAGGAGTTTGTCATAGGTGTGGTGACAATGGACACTGGGCGCATACctgtcgtaccccaaaacacctggtggatctgtatcaagcctccctGTGTCGAGACCAATTTCCTCGACCAGGCTCAACCAATGGAAATACCTAATCCAGTGTCCAATTTATCAGGAcagttgaacacaacccacctaGATGTTTCAGACTTTATTATTGAAAGAGGAAATGAAGTTTATGGGTCCGATTGAATCATTTATGTTTAATGTACTCTTATTATATGTACTTGTGGTTTAATGCTCgcattttcaattcaataaaagtagTATTCCAGTATGAATAAACTGTTTTTTAACTGTAATTTCTTTACTCAGAGAACATGGATAAAAATTATGGTTATTTTCAAAATAAGAGCAATGGTAGAGATTTTTGTCTTGCAAATTGCGTAACCACGCATTcaatacttcgagatcgaaaATATTTCTCGAACTTGatacttacaaaagtaaaagtaacaacaatatcagggtaatcagatgtaattgaaggctcaggAAAAGCCCatattatgttaccaaatggaacaatattgttcatacagaatgcgttgtacgctactcAATCCACTCGAAATTTTattgagttttaaagacatatgcctaaatggataccacattgaaacgaaaagtgcagaaaatttgGAATATTTATGCATTACCTCtaatgatacccagaagcgtatattggagaaATTGCATGGTTTATcaagtggattgtattatacatacataaagacaattAAGGTACATACGGTCATGAACCAAAAGTTCATggattcaaaagtttacatgctttggtCATCCAGGATCcaccatgatgcgtaggatcattaccaaTTCTAATGGACATCTATTATTGAGCAAACACATTACTACCTCAAATGATATCCTTTGCAAGGCTtcttctcaagggaagttggtaactagaccatcacaactaaaggttgatgctgaatccccatcatttttgcaaagaattcaaggggatatctgtgggcctattcaaccaccttgtggaccatttcgatattttatggttctggttgatgcatctacctaATAGTCACATGTTTGCCTATTGTCTACTCGAAATGTAacttttgcgagacttcttactcaaataattaagttgCGAGCACAGCTCCCAAATCATTCtattaagtcaatccgacttgaaaacgctggtgaatttacgtctcaaacctttgatgattattgtATGGCACTGGGCATTAATGTTAAACAccatgttcctcatgtccatactcaaaatggtttagcagaggCACTTATCAAGCGGCTTTAATTAATAACCCgcactctgctcatgaaaacgaAATTGCCAGTCTCTGCATAGGAACATGtcatcttacatgctgcatcattggttcgattgagactCATAGCCAATCACCAATATTCATcaatacaactcgtgtttggacatcaaccaaacatttcacatcTACAAGTTTTTAGTTGTGCTTTTTATGTGCTTGTTACACCGCCACAACGTACTAAAATGGGACTTCAGCGTACActgggaatttatgtgggttttgattcaccatctataaTTACA from Pyrus communis chromosome 17, drPyrComm1.1, whole genome shotgun sequence includes the following:
- the LOC137722056 gene encoding uncharacterized protein, with the protein product MTNLAKLDFVALDIIGKNYLTWVLDAKIHLEAGNLGDTIKEDTSTSSQDRVKAMIFIRCHLDKGLKSEISPQLKICGETITEEDMLERTFNTYHASYMLLQQQYRKRGFTEYNQLISVLLVAEQNNELLMKNHQS